In Anser cygnoides isolate HZ-2024a breed goose chromosome 23, Taihu_goose_T2T_genome, whole genome shotgun sequence, the following are encoded in one genomic region:
- the DHRS3 gene encoding short-chain dehydrogenase/reductase 3 isoform X2: MMGTECHYFICDVGNREEVYRQAKAVREKVGDITILVNNAAVVHGKSLMDSDDDALLKSQHINTLGQFWTTKAFLPRMLELQNGHIVCLNSVLALSAIPGAIDYCTSKASSFAFMESLTLGLLDCPGVNATTVLPFHTSTEMFQGMRIRFPNLFPPLKPETVARRTVEAVQMNQAFLLLPWTMHVLVILKSILPQAALEEIHKFSGSYTCMNTFKGRT, translated from the exons ATGATGGGGACAGAATGCCATTATTTCATTTGTGATGTAGGAAACCGAGAGGAGGTCTATCGGCAAGCCAAAGCTGTGCGGGAGAAG GTGGGCGATATCACTATCCTAGTGAACAATGCTGCTGTGGTCCATGGTAAAAGCCTGATGGACAGCGATGACGATGCACTGCTCAAATCACAACATATAAACACCCTAGGACAGTTCTGG ACCACCAAAGCATTCCTGCCAAGGATGCTGGAGTTGCAGAATGGACACATTGTTTGCTTGAACTCTGTCCTAGCCTTGTCAGCCATCCCTGGTGCCATTGACTATTGCACCTCCAAAGCCTCGTCCTTTGCCTTTATGGAGAGCCTGACCTTGGGGCTGCTCGACTGTCCTGGAGTGAATGCCACAACAGTCCTGCCCTTCCACACGAGCACAGAGATGTTTCAGGGCATGAGAATCAG GTTCCCTaatctttttcctcctctcaagCCAGAGACTGTGGCTAGGAGGACAGTAGAAGCCGTGCAGATGAATCAAGCCTTCCTGCTCCTTCCATGGACGATGCATGTTCTTGTCATCCTAAAAAG CATTCTCCCTCAGGCAGCACTTGAAGAAATCCACAAGTTTTCTGGAAGCTACACCTGCATGAACACTTTTAAAGGCCGAACATAG